In one Nocardioides sp. NBC_00368 genomic region, the following are encoded:
- a CDS encoding barstar family protein produces the protein MSGLAGLLAGRIDPGVYRWHTELAAADLAESVTGAGWSLKQIADVAETKDEVLGAIGAALGFPAHFGRNLDALWDSLRDLSAPTVLLWETWGCAAYADRAGFDKIVGVLKDRAAEISEDRPAFTVLLRGDGPDTDLADLG, from the coding sequence ATGAGTGGACTGGCAGGTCTCCTGGCCGGGAGGATCGATCCCGGCGTCTACCGCTGGCACACCGAGCTGGCGGCCGCCGACCTCGCCGAGTCGGTGACCGGTGCCGGCTGGTCGCTGAAGCAGATCGCGGACGTCGCCGAGACCAAGGACGAGGTGCTGGGCGCCATCGGCGCCGCGCTCGGTTTCCCGGCCCACTTCGGCCGCAACCTCGACGCGCTGTGGGACTCGCTGCGCGACCTCTCCGCGCCCACGGTGCTGCTGTGGGAGACCTGGGGATGCGCCGCCTATGCCGACCGCGCCGGTTTCGACAAGATCGTCGGGGTCCTGAAGGACCGCGCCGCGGAGATCTCCGAGGACCGTCCGGCGTTCACCGTGCTGCTGCGTGGCGACGGTCCCGATACGGACCTGGCCGACCTGGGCTGA
- a CDS encoding DUF4126 domain-containing protein, which translates to MESLALTFSSGWASGINAYLVVLVLGVVQRTTGAEAIPDVLGTWPVLAAAGLMYAIEFVADKVPYVDSTWDSISTVIRPTIGAVIGVLLAGEADSLNEAVGGVVGGTTALMSHLVKASERLAVNTSPEPVSNSVVSVVEDGLVLGVVWFATEHPLAAAGVAAVLLVAGLVLVYLIVRAVRGGWRKLTRRGRRGAPPDGPSGGDTLPYPVQ; encoded by the coding sequence ATGGAATCTCTAGCGCTGACCTTCTCCAGTGGGTGGGCCAGTGGCATCAACGCCTACCTGGTCGTGCTGGTGCTCGGCGTCGTGCAGCGTACGACGGGGGCCGAGGCGATCCCGGACGTGCTCGGCACGTGGCCGGTGCTGGCCGCCGCGGGGCTGATGTACGCGATCGAGTTCGTCGCCGACAAGGTGCCCTACGTCGACTCGACCTGGGACTCGATCTCCACGGTGATCCGACCCACCATCGGCGCGGTGATCGGCGTCCTGCTCGCCGGTGAGGCCGACTCGCTCAACGAGGCCGTCGGCGGCGTGGTGGGCGGCACGACGGCGCTCATGTCCCATCTGGTCAAGGCCAGCGAGCGGCTGGCGGTCAACACCTCCCCCGAGCCGGTCTCCAACTCGGTGGTCAGCGTGGTCGAGGACGGCCTCGTCCTCGGTGTGGTCTGGTTCGCCACCGAGCACCCGCTGGCCGCGGCGGGCGTCGCCGCGGTGCTGTTGGTGGCCGGGCTGGTGCTGGTCTATCTCATCGTCCGGGCCGTTCGCGGTGGCTGGCGCAAGCTGACCCGACGCGGACGACGCGGCGCCCCACCGGACGGGCCCTCCGGCGGTGACACCTTGCCCTACCCGGTCCAGTGA
- the sigK gene encoding ECF RNA polymerase sigma factor SigK, giving the protein MRRALRVVGDSPGPQGLDLAGVLTAVAGGDLDAFGILYDEMAPLVFGVARRVVRDPSRAEEVTQEVFTEVWRQAARFDPSRGSVRTWVLTIAHRRAVDTVRSSQASRAREEQVARREPAEVAGPEEAVVTAAEHEGVRRCMESLTPLQSQAVQLAYYQGFTYPEVAELLGRPLPTVKTRMRDGLIRLRDCLAEAEPEAKAGGARDGA; this is encoded by the coding sequence GTGCGCCGAGCGCTGCGGGTGGTGGGCGATTCGCCGGGCCCCCAGGGCCTTGACCTGGCGGGGGTGCTCACCGCGGTCGCTGGTGGCGACCTGGACGCCTTCGGGATCCTCTACGACGAGATGGCTCCGCTCGTCTTCGGTGTCGCCCGGCGGGTGGTGCGCGACCCCTCGCGGGCGGAGGAGGTGACCCAGGAGGTGTTCACCGAGGTGTGGCGCCAGGCCGCTCGGTTCGACCCCTCGCGCGGCTCGGTCCGCACGTGGGTGCTGACGATCGCGCACCGGCGGGCCGTCGACACGGTGCGCTCCTCGCAGGCGTCGCGTGCCCGGGAGGAGCAGGTCGCCCGACGCGAGCCGGCGGAGGTCGCCGGCCCCGAGGAGGCGGTGGTCACGGCGGCCGAGCACGAGGGCGTACGCCGCTGCATGGAGTCGCTCACGCCGCTGCAGTCGCAGGCGGTCCAGCTGGCCTACTACCAGGGCTTCACCTATCCCGAGGTCGCCGAGCTGCTCGGCCGGCCGCTGCCGACGGTGAAGACGCGGATGCGGGACGGCCTGATCCGGCTGCGCGACTGCCTGGCGGAAGCGGAGCCCGAGGCGAAGGCGGGAGGGGCTCGCGATGGCGCCTGA
- a CDS encoding polyprenyl synthetase family protein has protein sequence MNETWDADEFRSRVQGALDSFLETQTERLAPLGDEVEPLLRRARESMSGGKRLRAAFCYWGFHAVRPSPSPAEEESLVRAAAALELLQASALVHDDVIDDSDTRRGAPAAHRAFEADHAAAGWPGRSRAYGDAAAVLLGDLLLTWADELLRTSGFGGAETAAALSVFDHTRSEVIAGQFLDITVQARGAADVEAAMKVVRYKAAKYSVERPLHVGAALAGASREQIEALSAYGLPVGEAFQLRDDLLGVFGDPSVTGKPAGDDLVEGKRTVLVALALAGSTPADADRLDSALGRPLSEEQVAELRTIITTSGAEQQVEKTITELADQGLTALDDARSAGTLDAGAAGTLRSLATAATQRTV, from the coding sequence GTGAATGAAACGTGGGACGCCGATGAATTCCGCAGTCGCGTCCAGGGAGCGCTGGACAGCTTTCTCGAGACCCAGACCGAGCGGTTGGCCCCGCTCGGCGACGAGGTCGAACCGCTGCTGCGCCGGGCGCGTGAGTCGATGTCCGGAGGCAAGCGGCTGAGGGCCGCGTTCTGCTACTGGGGCTTCCACGCGGTCCGTCCCTCCCCTTCCCCCGCGGAGGAGGAGTCGCTCGTGCGGGCGGCCGCCGCGCTCGAGCTCCTCCAGGCCTCGGCGCTCGTCCACGACGACGTCATCGACGACTCCGACACCCGGCGCGGTGCGCCGGCCGCGCACCGCGCGTTCGAGGCTGACCACGCCGCCGCGGGCTGGCCGGGCCGGTCCCGCGCCTACGGCGACGCCGCTGCGGTGCTCCTCGGAGACCTGCTGCTGACCTGGGCCGATGAGCTGCTGCGTACCTCTGGGTTCGGGGGTGCCGAGACCGCCGCCGCGCTGTCGGTCTTCGATCACACCCGCAGCGAGGTCATCGCCGGGCAGTTCCTCGACATCACCGTGCAGGCGCGCGGCGCCGCCGACGTCGAGGCCGCGATGAAGGTGGTGCGCTACAAGGCGGCCAAGTACTCGGTCGAGCGTCCCCTCCACGTCGGCGCCGCCCTGGCCGGAGCCTCGCGCGAGCAGATCGAGGCGCTGTCCGCCTACGGTCTTCCCGTCGGTGAGGCCTTCCAGCTCCGCGACGATCTCCTCGGCGTCTTCGGCGATCCCTCGGTCACCGGGAAGCCCGCCGGCGACGACCTCGTCGAGGGCAAGCGCACCGTCCTCGTCGCCCTCGCCCTGGCGGGCTCGACCCCCGCCGACGCAGACCGCCTCGACAGCGCCCTCGGCCGGCCGCTCAGCGAGGAGCAGGTCGCCGAGCTGCGTACGATCATCACCACCTCCGGCGCCGAGCAGCAGGTCGAGAAGACCATCACGGAGCTCGCCGACCAGGGCCTCACCGCGCTGGACGACGCCAGGTCCGCCGGCACCCTCGACGCAGGCGCCGCCGGCACCCTCCGCTCGCTCGCGACCGCCGCCACCCAGCGCACGGTCTGA
- the metF gene encoding methylenetetrahydrofolate reductase [NAD(P)H], producing the protein MVTGRGRSLAELINQGERSFSFEFFPPKDEAGEEQLWNAVRALEPYRPTFVSVTYGAGGSTRDKTVAITGRIAAETELLPVAHLTCVGHTREEVAGILDSYAAQGVAHVMALRGDPAEGPRAEWTPTPGGLDYAIDVVRLARERGDFRIGVAAFPEGHPGAESIEADADVLVAKAKAGAEFAVTQMFFRAADYFGLVDRVRARGVDIPILPGIMPILNLAAIRRQSELIGAEVPDEIVERITAAGPDPADIRAEGIAVAAELCQELLDGGAPGLHFYTLNRSKATLEIFAKLNVTV; encoded by the coding sequence ATGGTGACTGGACGTGGACGCTCCTTGGCGGAGCTGATCAACCAGGGCGAGCGCTCGTTCTCCTTCGAGTTCTTCCCGCCGAAGGACGAGGCCGGCGAGGAGCAGCTGTGGAACGCCGTGCGCGCCCTGGAGCCCTATCGGCCGACCTTCGTGAGCGTCACCTACGGTGCCGGCGGCTCGACCCGTGACAAGACCGTGGCCATCACCGGCCGGATCGCCGCGGAGACCGAGCTGCTGCCCGTCGCCCACCTGACCTGCGTCGGCCACACCCGCGAGGAGGTCGCCGGGATCCTGGACTCCTACGCCGCCCAGGGTGTCGCCCACGTGATGGCGCTGCGCGGCGACCCCGCCGAGGGTCCGCGCGCCGAGTGGACCCCGACCCCCGGTGGCCTCGACTACGCGATCGACGTGGTGCGGCTGGCCAGGGAGCGTGGCGACTTCCGCATCGGCGTCGCCGCCTTCCCTGAGGGCCACCCGGGCGCCGAGTCGATCGAGGCCGACGCTGACGTCCTGGTCGCCAAGGCGAAGGCCGGGGCGGAGTTCGCGGTCACCCAGATGTTCTTCCGCGCCGCGGACTACTTCGGTCTGGTCGACCGGGTCCGTGCCCGCGGTGTGGACATCCCGATCCTGCCGGGGATCATGCCGATCCTGAACCTCGCCGCCATCCGCCGCCAGAGCGAGCTCATCGGCGCCGAGGTGCCCGACGAGATCGTCGAGCGCATCACCGCGGCCGGTCCGGACCCCGCCGACATCCGTGCCGAGGGGATCGCGGTCGCCGCCGAGCTGTGCCAGGAGCTCCTCGACGGAGGCGCCCCCGGCCTGCACTTCTACACGCTCAACCGGTCCAAGGCGACCCTGGAGATCTTCGCCAAGCTCAACGTCACCGTCTAA
- a CDS encoding ribonuclease domain-containing protein, with protein MRSKSALAALLLAAVMALLAGCSGSGSGEVGDGGGGRTGTDPDSGLIWIAESDLPPEGVETLRLIDDGGPFPYPGKDGSTFGNREGILPEEPSGYYAEYTVPTPGSDDRGARRIVTGEGGEFYYTEDHYESFARIDRG; from the coding sequence GTGAGGTCGAAGTCTGCCCTGGCCGCCCTGCTGCTGGCAGCGGTGATGGCGCTGCTCGCCGGATGCTCCGGTTCCGGCTCGGGCGAAGTCGGCGACGGCGGAGGCGGGCGGACCGGCACCGATCCCGACAGCGGTCTGATCTGGATCGCGGAGTCCGACCTGCCGCCCGAAGGAGTGGAGACGCTCCGGCTGATCGACGACGGCGGCCCGTTCCCCTACCCGGGCAAGGACGGCAGCACCTTCGGCAACCGCGAGGGGATCCTGCCCGAGGAGCCCTCGGGCTACTACGCCGAATACACCGTGCCGACGCCCGGCTCCGACGATCGGGGTGCGCGGCGTATCGTCACAGGCGAGGGTGGGGAGTTCTACTACACCGAGGACCACTACGAGTCGTTCGCACGGATCGACCGGGGGTGA
- a CDS encoding anti-sigma factor, translated as MAPDVHGLVGAYLLDALVPGERAEFEAHLAVCPECREEVDSLRAATASLAAEVAATPPVALRGRVLRTASETPQLRPVVAAGSPRRRRLMGVVAAAAAVIVGAGVTVGVVVREDDPPPMTAAQVISAPDARMHKEETSDGELMVAMSHEMHMVAVDTAHLTRPEGMTYQVWWHTDDGMESAGVLDEEVSVAVPVEDGDLMVTMEPMGGSDEPSEKVLFQMPAERL; from the coding sequence ATGGCGCCTGACGTGCACGGACTGGTCGGGGCCTACCTCCTCGACGCCCTGGTGCCCGGGGAGAGGGCCGAGTTCGAGGCTCACCTGGCGGTGTGCCCGGAGTGCCGCGAGGAGGTCGACTCGCTGCGGGCGGCCACCGCCTCCCTCGCCGCCGAGGTCGCCGCGACGCCGCCGGTGGCGCTGCGCGGCCGGGTGCTGCGTACGGCATCGGAGACTCCGCAGCTGCGGCCCGTCGTCGCCGCGGGCAGTCCCCGCCGACGCCGGCTCATGGGCGTCGTCGCCGCGGCGGCTGCGGTGATCGTCGGTGCCGGGGTGACGGTCGGAGTCGTCGTACGCGAGGACGACCCGCCGCCGATGACCGCCGCCCAGGTGATCTCGGCCCCCGACGCCAGGATGCACAAGGAGGAGACCTCCGACGGCGAGCTGATGGTCGCGATGTCCCACGAGATGCACATGGTCGCCGTGGACACCGCCCACCTCACGCGCCCCGAGGGGATGACCTACCAGGTCTGGTGGCACACCGACGACGGCATGGAGTCCGCCGGCGTCCTCGACGAGGAGGTGTCCGTCGCCGTACCGGTCGAGGACGGCGACCTCATGGTCACCATGGAGCCCATGGGTGGCTCCGACGAGCCGTCCGAGAAGGTCCTCTTCCAGATGCCCGCCGAGCGCCTCTGA
- a CDS encoding molybdopterin-dependent oxidoreductase codes for MTSRTFLGRLPSGPVAGIAAGVLGLGVAELIAALARGASPLLALGDRVIDLTPRWLKEAAVATFGTADKPILLACVALVTLVLLGVAGALAVRRPALGAGMLLLLGAVDIAALLADRAGNGTMGIVALVIGLAVGVAALVLLTRRLRESGETPTEAVAPDGFDRRRFLVAAAAVTAVGAAGGVGAKVVIARRRPATRLAIPAAVSPAAPLPAGAELRIDGLTPHLTPVDDFYRIDIALLTPRVDIADYRLKIHGLVDNPVELTYEDLLAMPLYERRVTICCVSNEVGGDLIGNATWTGVRIRDVLKRAGLDPDADAVKSTGADGITIGTPLEALIDGRDSLLAIAQDGEPLTQDHGFPVRMVVPGLYGYVSATKWLTELEVTRFADFRAYWTDRGWSAEGPIKTQCRIDIPGDDVMPGQRTVAGVAWAQHRGISKVEVRIDDGPWQPATLAAEDSVDTWRQWTYRWDATEGEHRIQARAFDRTGTPQTGNEVPPAPDGATGYPTRTVTVG; via the coding sequence ATGACATCCCGCACCTTCCTCGGACGTCTCCCGAGCGGTCCCGTCGCGGGCATCGCCGCGGGCGTGCTCGGCCTCGGCGTCGCCGAGCTCATCGCCGCCCTCGCGCGCGGGGCCTCTCCCCTGCTCGCGCTCGGCGACCGGGTCATCGACCTCACCCCGCGCTGGCTCAAGGAGGCTGCGGTCGCCACCTTCGGCACGGCCGACAAGCCGATCCTGCTTGCTTGCGTCGCGCTGGTCACGCTGGTGCTCCTCGGCGTGGCCGGCGCCCTGGCCGTACGCCGCCCCGCGCTCGGCGCGGGCATGCTGCTGCTCCTCGGTGCGGTCGACATCGCCGCTCTCCTGGCCGACCGGGCCGGCAACGGCACCATGGGCATCGTCGCGCTGGTGATCGGGCTGGCGGTCGGCGTCGCGGCGCTGGTCCTGCTGACGCGGCGTCTGCGGGAGTCCGGCGAGACACCCACCGAGGCGGTGGCGCCCGACGGCTTCGACCGGCGCCGGTTCCTCGTCGCCGCGGCGGCGGTGACCGCGGTCGGAGCGGCCGGCGGCGTCGGCGCGAAGGTGGTCATCGCCCGCCGTCGTCCGGCGACGAGGCTGGCCATCCCGGCCGCCGTCTCCCCCGCCGCGCCCCTCCCGGCCGGCGCAGAGCTCCGGATCGACGGGCTGACGCCCCACCTGACCCCCGTCGACGACTTCTACCGCATCGATATCGCCCTGCTCACCCCACGCGTCGACATCGCCGACTACCGGCTCAAGATCCACGGCCTCGTCGACAACCCGGTCGAGCTGACCTACGAGGACCTGCTCGCGATGCCGCTCTACGAGCGCCGGGTCACGATCTGCTGTGTCTCCAACGAGGTCGGCGGCGATCTGATCGGCAACGCGACCTGGACCGGCGTACGCATCCGCGACGTCCTCAAGCGCGCCGGCCTCGACCCCGATGCCGACGCGGTGAAGTCCACCGGTGCCGACGGCATCACCATCGGCACCCCGCTCGAGGCCCTCATCGACGGCCGCGACTCCCTGCTCGCGATCGCCCAGGACGGCGAGCCGTTGACGCAGGACCACGGCTTCCCTGTGCGCATGGTCGTCCCCGGCCTCTACGGCTACGTCTCGGCGACCAAGTGGCTCACCGAGCTCGAGGTCACCCGCTTCGCCGACTTCCGCGCCTACTGGACCGACCGCGGCTGGTCCGCCGAGGGGCCGATCAAGACCCAGTGCCGCATCGACATCCCCGGCGACGACGTCATGCCGGGTCAGCGGACCGTTGCCGGGGTCGCCTGGGCACAACACCGTGGGATCAGCAAGGTCGAGGTACGCATCGACGACGGCCCCTGGCAGCCCGCCACGCTCGCCGCCGAGGACAGCGTCGACACCTGGCGGCAGTGGACCTACCGCTGGGACGCGACCGAGGGCGAGCACCGGATCCAGGCGCGGGCCTTCGACCGCACCGGCACCCCGCAGACCGGCAACGAGGTGCCGCCCGCTCCCGACGGAGCCACCGGCTACCCCACCCGGACCGTCACGGTCGGGTGA
- a CDS encoding methyltransferase domain-containing protein: MAAGSASTSRRAGARTVAVWDALDPVLASGSLDVLDIGGGTGTSAVRIAGLGHRVTVVDPSPDALAALDRRAREAGVTVDARQGDLAALSDVADPGGADLVLCHGVLEVVPDPEDALAGIREVLRPGGTLSLLVSQRTAAVLSRALAGHFAQAAELLDDTAPQGRSGRRFALDEVTRLLDAAGFEVTDVRGVRVFVDHVPGSLLDVEPGATNALVDLEQAVSTRPDYLPFASQVHLLASLR; this comes from the coding sequence ATGGCAGCTGGCTCCGCATCAACCAGTCGTCGGGCAGGCGCCCGGACCGTCGCCGTCTGGGACGCGCTCGACCCGGTCCTGGCCTCCGGCTCGCTCGACGTCCTCGACATCGGCGGAGGCACCGGAACCTCAGCCGTACGCATCGCCGGGCTCGGTCACCGGGTCACCGTCGTCGACCCCAGCCCGGACGCGCTGGCAGCCCTCGACCGCCGTGCCCGCGAGGCCGGCGTCACCGTCGACGCACGCCAGGGTGACCTGGCCGCCCTCTCCGACGTCGCCGACCCGGGCGGTGCCGACCTGGTGCTCTGCCACGGCGTCCTCGAGGTCGTCCCCGACCCGGAGGACGCACTGGCGGGGATCCGCGAGGTGCTCCGCCCCGGCGGCACCCTCAGCCTGCTGGTCTCCCAGCGCACCGCCGCCGTCCTCTCGCGTGCCCTGGCCGGCCACTTCGCTCAGGCCGCCGAGCTGCTCGACGACACCGCGCCGCAGGGCCGCTCCGGTCGCCGGTTCGCTCTCGACGAGGTCACCCGGCTGCTGGACGCGGCGGGCTTCGAGGTCACGGACGTCCGTGGCGTACGTGTCTTCGTCGATCATGTTCCGGGGTCGCTGCTCGATGTCGAGCCTGGTGCGACCAATGCGCTGGTCGATCTCGAGCAGGCCGTCTCCACGCGGCCGGACTACCTGCCGTTCGCGTCGCAGGTGCATTTGCTCGCTTCGCTTCGCTGA
- a CDS encoding Rv2175c family DNA-binding protein, producing MSEMRLAEQDLGVLVEEWIDWATAASLLGVTVGKVRTMIREHELAAAVPPGIKGQHIPALFIQDGLPVKGLGGLLHVLHDGGYDDREIIAWLFLDDDLPGRPIDALRENRGSEVKRRAQAMAL from the coding sequence ATGAGCGAGATGCGGTTGGCGGAGCAGGATCTGGGTGTCCTGGTGGAGGAGTGGATCGACTGGGCCACCGCTGCGTCGTTGCTCGGCGTGACGGTGGGGAAGGTGCGCACCATGATCCGCGAGCACGAGCTCGCGGCGGCGGTGCCTCCGGGCATCAAGGGCCAGCACATCCCGGCCCTGTTCATCCAGGACGGCCTGCCGGTCAAGGGCCTGGGCGGGCTGCTGCACGTGCTCCACGACGGCGGCTACGACGACCGCGAGATCATCGCCTGGCTCTTCCTCGACGACGACCTCCCCGGCCGCCCGATCGACGCGCTTCGGGAGAACCGCGGGTCGGAGGTCAAGCGCCGGGCCCAGGCCATGGCACTCTAG
- a CDS encoding SAV_6107 family HEPN domain-containing protein, translating to MSEKDDPMHLLPATTHSYLFRATESLSEAIAADDVPSRYAMAHVAALQAAAALIAARTDPVEAATRAGRRRPWNAWVRLKKVAPELSVWAEYFAAGAAKRAAAEAGSIRAVTAEEADEQVRDADRFLAVVEESLGLMAHTSQVTRLRHDRLVG from the coding sequence TTGAGCGAGAAGGACGACCCGATGCATCTGCTGCCGGCGACGACTCACAGCTACCTCTTCCGCGCCACCGAGTCTCTCTCGGAGGCCATCGCGGCCGACGACGTGCCGAGCAGGTACGCCATGGCGCATGTCGCCGCCCTCCAGGCCGCCGCAGCGCTGATCGCCGCCCGCACCGATCCGGTCGAGGCCGCGACCCGGGCCGGCCGCCGTCGTCCCTGGAACGCCTGGGTCCGTCTCAAGAAGGTCGCGCCCGAGCTCTCCGTGTGGGCGGAATACTTCGCCGCGGGCGCCGCCAAGCGCGCCGCCGCGGAGGCCGGCTCCATCCGAGCGGTCACCGCCGAGGAGGCCGATGAGCAGGTGCGCGACGCCGACCGCTTCCTCGCTGTGGTCGAGGAGTCCCTCGGGCTGATGGCCCACACCTCCCAGGTCACCCGCCTGCGTCACGACCGCCTCGTGGGCTGA
- a CDS encoding phytoene desaturase family protein codes for MTSIVVLGGGYAGMASAARLAKLGHSVTLLEASGQLGGALVPVREEGFTWDASATSTLLPAVMRDLFRKSGRPAERELELVPMDVVREHRFADKTSVTVPGGTRGAQLAAFDELAPGTGRLWTDYVARFSEDWEVLRQHYFEVPWEPSALPSAVAERFRSRETLHKRLRKTFKDERLRLVAAHPFVAAGQELRDVPAWAGLTAYLEQRFGAWRVEGGMGVVAEVLTARMATRRVSVQTATRVEDIVVREGRAVAVSTAAGEIDLGADGAVVVAFDPRSLPALRPLVERTLPAIPPMTFHLGLESLPEHLTDLPDELVLHGEPTLVVRTRGLAPEGQHAWTIHSHGKLMEDVLLALARHKIDVREHVVHRVDLGAAELVRRWRGSPLGVKWAGRGTVFQRLGPRTPIPNVYAAGAHATPGAGLPFAGLSAALVAQSIGSAR; via the coding sequence GTGACGAGCATCGTCGTCCTCGGGGGCGGGTACGCCGGGATGGCCAGCGCCGCCAGGCTGGCCAAGCTCGGCCACTCGGTGACCCTGCTCGAGGCCTCCGGACAGCTCGGCGGCGCCCTGGTGCCGGTGCGCGAGGAGGGGTTCACCTGGGACGCCTCGGCGACCTCGACGCTGCTGCCCGCGGTGATGCGCGACCTGTTCCGCAAGTCCGGGCGGCCCGCGGAGCGTGAGCTCGAGCTGGTGCCGATGGACGTGGTCCGCGAGCACCGGTTCGCCGACAAGACCTCGGTCACGGTGCCGGGCGGCACCCGCGGCGCCCAGCTGGCGGCCTTCGACGAGCTGGCGCCCGGCACGGGCCGGCTGTGGACCGACTACGTGGCCCGGTTCAGCGAGGACTGGGAGGTGCTGCGCCAGCACTACTTCGAGGTGCCCTGGGAGCCCTCGGCGCTGCCGTCCGCGGTCGCGGAGCGGTTCAGGTCCCGCGAGACCCTCCACAAGCGGCTGCGCAAGACGTTCAAGGACGAGCGCCTCCGGCTGGTCGCGGCGCACCCGTTCGTCGCCGCGGGCCAGGAGCTGCGTGACGTACCTGCCTGGGCGGGGTTGACCGCCTACCTCGAGCAGCGGTTCGGCGCCTGGCGCGTCGAGGGCGGGATGGGCGTGGTCGCCGAGGTGCTCACCGCCCGGATGGCCACGCGGCGGGTCTCGGTGCAGACTGCGACCCGGGTGGAGGACATCGTCGTACGCGAGGGCCGAGCGGTCGCGGTCAGCACCGCCGCCGGCGAGATCGACCTCGGCGCCGACGGCGCGGTCGTGGTCGCCTTCGACCCGCGCTCGCTGCCGGCCCTGCGGCCGCTGGTGGAGCGCACCCTGCCGGCGATCCCACCGATGACGTTCCACCTCGGGCTGGAGTCGCTGCCCGAGCACCTCACCGACCTTCCCGACGAGCTGGTTCTCCACGGCGAGCCCACCCTGGTCGTACGCACGCGTGGGCTGGCCCCCGAAGGACAGCACGCCTGGACGATCCACTCCCACGGCAAGCTGATGGAGGACGTCCTGCTGGCGCTGGCACGCCACAAGATCGATGTCCGCGAGCACGTCGTGCACCGCGTCGACCTGGGCGCCGCCGAGCTCGTACGCCGCTGGCGCGGGTCCCCGCTGGGCGTGAAGTGGGCGGGGCGCGGCACGGTGTTCCAGCGCCTCGGCCCGCGCACCCCGATCCCGAACGTCTACGCCGCCGGTGCCCACGCCACGCCGGGGGCCGGGCTGCCGTTCGCCGGGCTGTCGGCCGCGCTGGTCGCGCAGTCGATCGGGTCGGCCCGTTAG